The nucleotide window TCAAGTTTTATCACTTATCATTTttgctaatatattatttactttgaTCTGTACTCTACTCTTGGTCCAGTTTTTCATGCAAGCAAAGGCAATATGCCCTTCCGATCCACTTGTTTATAATGAACTCGGAGTTGTTTCATATCATATGAAAGAGTGCGTTCCATACTCTTTACAGTCTGCTTATCTCCGACATTTTCAAATGATCAGTCCTGTAATCTGAGTCAACAATTTTCACTACATTTCAGGTATGGTAAAGCTGTGAGGTGGTTTGAGAAGACGTTGGCCCATATACCATCTGTATTAACTGAAATCTGGGAACCAACTGTGGTCAACCTCGCTCATGCATTTAGGAAGCTAAGGTATAGTGGTGCCAACACAACGACCATGATCTTCTTCTTATGTTGGCAATATTGTGTTGTAAATGTAATGAGGTTATTGGCTCGCAAATAAATTCTTATTAACAGGAAGTACCGTGAAGCTATCTCATACTATGAAAGAGCACTTACGCTATCAACTAAAAGCTTAAGCACTTATTCCGGCTTGGCGTACACTTACCATTTGCAGGTATTCGGCTGTTCTTTAAACACCAGTCATACTTTTCTAAAGCAAACAGTTGTAATTTTTCCCACTTTCATCTTAAATCTTTTCCAGGGAAATTTCTCAGCTGCCATCTCTCATTATCACAAGGTACTGCACGCTTCCATATAATGACCAAACTTCTAGTGATGTCCGTAATATTTTAAaccttcttccttttttttaatcattgtGCTATGTTTCTTTTCCAAATCTTCAGGCCTTGTGGTTGAAACCTGATGATCAATTCTGTACCGAGATGTTGAACGTGGCTCTCATGGATGAATGCCAGAACGGGCTTGATTCAACGGTTGAGCTCTGTTGAGTTGGTTAGTTAAAAAACCGCCTTATTCTCTAGTTCGTGATGTAATTTATTTGTAGTATCATTGTGACGCTTGAAAAGATAATATATGACTTATTCCATTCATCCAAGTGActgttacaatatatattttataaggaGTTTACACACTTCTGCTTCCCTTATTTTCCAGTGTGGCCCAACGATACAGAGAATCAACATTCATATAGTTTATTAATGTGTGAAGGGACAGCTGTGTTTCTCTGCAGTGTTGTCTCCAGTGTCTGTGGTTTTGGTCTCTAATACAGGAGGTCCCTTGAGCAGTCCCCCGAACAGCTCTCCTGGATCATAGTAAATCTCAATCTCCTCTGCTCTAAGCAGTTCATCAACCTGTAGAGAAAGAACCGCTAGATGTAACCACTGAAAGATTGTGAAGGACGGACACAGATTATGTTTCAGACATACCTTTAGAACTCCTAGGCCTAGGAACTGAACCATTTCCCCAGTAGGAGCATGGCCTTTGAAATCTCCTTCAAAGTATCCCCAGTGTCTAAACTTGAAGGCTATATTAGGCGGCCCTGAGTACACAGAAAGTATCTCAAAAGCAAACCCACGTGGTAAAGCAGATCTAAAGGCGTCATGTGATGACTCAAAGCTTTCTTCTTCTGGTTTATAGTACTGAAACTCTCCAGGCAAAGAGGTCTTGAGCAAAGCATTGTAACTCCCAAGCCTAAGCGTTTCTTCAGCCGATAATCCTTCTCTCcctgatataaaaaaaacagttcaATATTTGTTTGGTAATTATACAACTTGAAGATCATATTGATAGGTGTTTTGTGGTAGTTACCATTGACAAATAGCTTAAACTTATCAGGGTTTATAGTCTTGAAGTCTTGTAAACGGATCTTGTGTGAGAACTCCATCTCCCATGACTTGATCGCGTTTTGAACCGTCTCTTCCAAGGATCCTTCTGGCCATACCTGTGATCAAAACCAAACACACTAGCAATGAATCATGTTCACAGATTTTGAAATTAGCACATGcgtaaataaaatgttttaagtTAACCGAAGGACCTTGGTCTGGCCTTCTTCAAAGAGCTGGTTCACAAGAGCAAAAGCTGGAGGGTGACCATACCTCCATTGGACCTCTCCTACATCGTTAAGGACTGATCTATACTTATCTTTCTCTTCCCTTGTAGCCATATTAGCTTTTGATGTAGAGAGAGTTAGGCTTAGTTGTCTCTTTTATAATCTCACGATAAACGTTGACAATCAAGAGAACAGTTAGCTTTGTGTGTGAATTCTCATGAATCCCATTTACTTAACCTCACTAAGTTGACGTAATGAAGTTGTTAAGAGTCACAATCACATTTCTAAATGATATCAGGACTAAGTTGCAACCAATAAGCCACAGTAACTTGTTTGTGTGTCCAAATAGGCTTCTTTTTTATTAATTGAGATAATGACATGTTTGAACACTACAGAGAAAGTCTTAAGTATATGTTTGCTATCTATCACGTCAGATGCTGTATGGTCATTATCTTGACTTTGTCTTGAAATTATTGTGGATAGTGGATACTAGTGAACCATATTAATACCATTAAGATGATGCTATTATATGAAAATGACCacaattgttaaaaaaaacgaTAGCGAGGCAAGAGAGAGTTGGTTTGTAAATTACATGGGTTCTTTCTTCTTCGAAGAGCTTGTTCACAGTGTCAAATATCGGAGGACCACCGTACCTCCACCGTATATTTCCAGTTTTCTCATCGTTCAAGATCGATCGGTACTTATCCGCCGCCAATCTTAGAGACGAAAGGCCACTCTCTAGAGGAGCATCCGCAGAAGAAGCCATTTTCGTGATTTTGCGTAAGAGTTTATGAGATAATTAGATAAgagaaaactatatatatatatagtgactGTCGAGGTATCCTTTAACTATGATGTCAGAAAGAGACAGATGTCACGGTTTGGTCGTTAATACTCATTCGGCAGTCACCGCAACCCCATGTGAACTTGTAGTAAGCTCCAAGTTAGTTACGGCCTGACTAAAAAAGAATCAATCCTAACATCAGCTCATGGACGAATTGATTGTCCAAATGATCATTCATCGAAACGATCCTTTCAATTACATTTAGTTAATCAAGAAAACACAATACTTCTATCTGTTCATTTTCAcccaagtaaaaaaaaacttgatctCAAGGAAATGACCATCTACGTACAGCCtgtggtttttgttttttttctgagCAGAAGCTAAACCAAAGAGAATGGAGGAGAAGACAAACCATGTGCATGCAAACACTACTTTATTTACTGTATGTAACGGACAGGATCAAGTCAAATACATATACTTCGCTCTCTTTTTCTCATAGAATAACCTTACATGAACCATATTAACACATGCGAAATAGCAACCAGAGATAGACTATTTATACTATCTTCAAAAAACCTTGCGTGAAATCACTGCTAATCATCAGACATTAACAGTCTAATTTATTAACGATGATACATACCTTTTTAAAAGTCTAAAAGAAGCTGAGGAAGAATCCTCTCCAAATGACTCGCTTCAATCTTATCCATCCCCTCAGCTTCAGCAATTATAGCTGCGCGCTGCACAGCCTCTGCAATTGCAAATAGTTAAACCCTTtagtaacaacaacaacaacaacatgacTAACTGAGATACCAAAACCAATGATGGATAAACATATGACCTGAGACAAAACTCTTGAGAAGCTCACAGCTAAGTTTCAGAGCATTTGCATTcgctacaaaaataaaaataaaaacattcatCAAACTATCACACAAAGACACCTCTCATCTCCTAATTAGCATGAgaagaaagttaaaaaaaaaaaaacttattatatagaACAAACCAGAAGCAAGTCTGTTCTTCTTGGATGTTCCCAAAGCAACCTGTTTGCATATACATTTATAGCACCACAAAATGTTAACTTAAATCACTCGTTTGAACATATCAGAAGATCGTTTGATGGAGTACCTCTGCGTCTGTAGCATCAATTGCATCACTCCTCTCTCTTTCTGCATTCGCCAATAAAACAGATAAAATCAGAAACAGAGAAGCTGATCAATTAGTCGAGAACAGATAATAAATGGATACCGCGAAATCTTCGCGCCCAAATGTGCTTGAAGATGGCGTGAATCAGATCCTAATTCCCATTAAGGTAACCAAAAACGAGAATCATCAAATGCAGAGGAGAAAAACATCGAATGATAAGGGAAGAAGCGAGCAAGAGATTACAGAATCGAAAGCATTGTTGGCGTCCATAGCGTTTTGCGAATGTAAGGAATCTTCGACGGCGACGGCGACGGCGAGCTCCGATGGAGGATTGGAGGGAAGGATAATCTGGAAGACGAAGAGGGAGATAATTAACCAAAATGATACTAAACCGGATTTGACCAACCGATATTTAATCTTATCCGTTAATTAACAAAGATGATACTAAACCGAAATTTCATCACACCCACCAAGATGCTACTAAATCGAATTTCAATCATATATATCCGATAA belongs to Brassica rapa cultivar Chiifu-401-42 chromosome A07, CAAS_Brap_v3.01, whole genome shotgun sequence and includes:
- the LOC103832350 gene encoding pathogen-related protein isoform X2 — protein: MASSADAPLESGLSSLRLAADKYRSILNDEKTGNIRWRYGGPPIFDTVNKLFEEERTHVWPEGSLEETVQNAIKSWEMEFSHKIRLQDFKTINPDKFKLFVNGREGLSAEETLRLGSYNALLKTSLPGEFQYYKPEEESFESSHDAFRSALPRGFAFEILSVYSGPPNIAFKFRHWGYFEGDFKGHAPTGEMVQFLGLGVLKVDELLRAEEIEIYYDPGELFGGLLKGPPVLETKTTDTGDNTAEKHSCPFTH
- the LOC103832350 gene encoding pathogen-related protein isoform X1, with product MASSADAPLESGLSSLRLAADKYRSILNDEKTGNIRWRYGGPPIFDTVNKLFEEERTHRQLSLTLSTSKANMATREEKDKYRSVLNDVGEVQWRYGHPPAFALVNQLFEEGQTKVWPEGSLEETVQNAIKSWEMEFSHKIRLQDFKTINPDKFKLFVNGREGLSAEETLRLGSYNALLKTSLPGEFQYYKPEEESFESSHDAFRSALPRGFAFEILSVYSGPPNIAFKFRHWGYFEGDFKGHAPTGEMVQFLGLGVLKVDELLRAEEIEIYYDPGELFGGLLKGPPVLETKTTDTGDNTAEKHSCPFTH
- the LOC103832354 gene encoding protein MHF2 homolog: MDANNAFDSDLIHAIFKHIWARRFRERERSDAIDATDAEVALGTSKKNRLASANANALKLSCELLKSFVSEAVQRAAIIAEAEGMDKIEASHLERILPQLLLDF